aaatatgaaataaatgagatATTATAAGTGATGTTGACATTAATTTTTTGAAACAGAACAGCAAATAAATGCACAGTGATTGGATGTGTTACCTTTTGCCAGATATCTTCAAACTGTTCTACACCTTCGGCTActtttttcaaacatctgtcGATCTCACCTGTGGAGGTAAAAAGATGTGGTACAACAGTGCTGTGTATAAATCTGAACCAAAAGTCcctcacaacacacaaacacataaaacgtAGGTGGATGAAGTCCAGTGTGTGCAAGATGCCAGTGGGATGGATCGTGTGCCACATTACTGATGACAGTTTCAGCAAGTCTTACCTTGAAGTTTTCTCTTGTCAGCCATGGCTCTGACTACGACAATGTCCACATTCCGTCTGTCACCGAGTTTGCTGTGCAAAGGAAACAACACGTGCGTTTAAAGATAgtttaaacaacacaaagatCACTCCAGCAGATCCATCAGTGGAGCACAGCAGCGTCCAGAGAGTGGGACAGACGTTTACTCCAGCTAGCTGCCAGGTTAACGTCAGCTACATAGATAAAGTCCGGATTCGAACACAGCTTGGCGGTTTATCTAACATTATATGCCCGTGGATGCAGCTGATGCTGCTAATGTTACCGATGTGACTGGCATGGTTGTCAGCTAAAATTAGCCACCTAGCCAGCAAACGTTACTGAGGCTAACGTTAATACTAGCCAGTTGCTTAGCTCGTCCACCTCGCTCGGTTCCTATCTAGTCCGTTTAAAAACAAACCGCCACGGAGCGAGTTTATGGTTGGATTTCATTCTCATGCATCATCACATTGGGGTGCAGTACAGCTTGTATATGGTGGTTTTGCATTGTGAAAATACACAACATATCAGAAACCGTTCAAATTCGTTAACCTGCTGGCTAATGTGGCTAACAGTCTGGCTAGCTAATGTATAAAAATGCTAGCTAGCGGCTAAGCTAGCCAAAtttaggaaaaagggaaactgggTCAACCCGAGCATCTATATTTCATACTTGTTTACGACATTTACCTAGGGTATGGACTTTCGTTTGTCTTTTTTCAAATACGGCCAAAAAACTATTTCCAGAAAATCTTCTTTACTTccaaattgtgttttcttttcgaCAAGCTCGCTCACTGTAATGTAGCTGAAGATGGACGGTAGCTAAAATCCCACCTCCGCGTTTGGAACCCGCCCTAAATCCAGCCTGCGCgatctgattggtcagaggTCACGTCTGTCACCGGGACGCATCCGCTGGAATCACACACTGTAACCGGGGGCCAGGCACTGGCTGGACGGTGCGATGGATTTCGAtcaacaataaatatataaatgattgaatgaagacatgaatgaatgaataaacgtGTAACTTATAACCCTGTGAACTCATTAAGTCACTATGACAACTGAATGAACTTTACCCCCTTACAGAAAAACTCTAATAAGTGacctttcactttcttttttttatcagattaaaGAAACTTCATAAACAGTTGCTGTGTTATTGAGGTTATGCATAGAAACACGAATGGCCACATATGAGTTTTGCCATCAGGGGTTGAAGTTTAACCTGTCGAGGTGGACGTGAAGATGAataaaagtagggacatctttatCTTGTCCTGGTCTGCTTCagcaaaaattataaaatacacACTTACCCTTTCTTAACACttctaaaacatttaaaagttaaaccAAATAAACCACGAACTTTAAAACCcataataatataaacacaaatagaACTACTCAAGAAACAAAAtgaagtttttgttttctttgacacTGATGATGACTCTGCTCACTGAGATAAATTTATGCATGAAATGATCGGTAATATCCAGGAATGTATTATGAACACCATTAGTTTTCCCGCCCTACTTTAATTGTCTGTGTTGCCAGATTTTTACCAAACAAGGCTTGCCATTAGTCATAATTAAATCATCAAATCTCGGTACAAAACATGAAAGCAGAAAATAATATGTACAAATATATGTAATGTATGCACCAGGTAActaacatttcatttgaatttatatGAACTTAAGTCTGTTCACAATATTCAAGTAAAACTACAAACAGTGAAAAACCTGGCTGTACAGTGAGAGCTGCCGTTATCTACTGAACAACTAAACAAGATGGGTGCTCCTCCGACATCATCAAATCCAGGGCAGTGCAGCCATCAGATGATCAGTGAGACAGGGAGGTTGGGCTGGGCATGTCTCCAAATTGTGAGTCTGCCAACACTGACATGTCTGGTTCAGTCTGGGTGAAAAAGCAGAAACTCAATTAAACATAAAATCAATTATTCTACACTGTCAGATGTCTGAGTGTATACATTAACGAGACATATCTGTGTATTAAACCACTGGTTCATGTGTCCCCAACTACATGTTCATCTAAATCACACCAACGCACAAAAACATGGAGGTCACCTTCTTAACAAACTTGCTTGGACAAAAGAGAAATTAACCTACCTGTgggtctttgtctttctcttgcCTTGGAATTCGGTGCCTCCTCTTCTTCGGTCCAGCAGCCTGATGTAATGCTGCAGATGCCGTGGAGCCAGACAGACCGTTGAGACGGTCATCCTCCACTCCAGCAGCAGGATCTAAATGTGCACCAGACTCATCCTGAAAGAACAGGCAACAGATGCAACAACATAGTATGGAGGCAAGGTGGGTAACTGCCTTTGACCAAGGATCAGTGCATTTcagttaatttaaaataaattgataCGTTGTTAGTGAGTTTTCAACACTTTAAAAGTCAGTCCTGCCATATTATATAATCTTATGGTAATCTAAGACAAATGCTGTACTCATATGGTGCATATTGCCAGGGCTTATTACAGACGTTGTTGTTTTGTAGGTCCTAGATCTTCCTGGTAACTTAAATTCTTGCTCCATGGGTCCCTAAGGTCATCACAAGGTTCagttcaaaaaaacaaaagctggtGCCAGACGAGCAGTGGActtcaatttttaaaaacagacattgtAAATCTATTGTCACTGTGCCGTTTGTCAGTTCCATATTACACTAACcttaataaaatacataaaaaggtTTCATGCAGGGGTAAGGATTTCTAAACTTGGGTGGTATCAATGTGGGGAGGCGGTTTTCATGTGGACATGTACACACGAGGTGAAGAAAATGACCAGTTTACAGATTTCCTTCCTTCTGACCATGAATACACAAAGAGAACTCTATGACAAAATTATTTGAATTACACGTCTTaacctcattttctttcttggtCTATTTCTCACCTCAAGCAATATCGTGAGCTGTGCATTTCTGTAATCATCCCCATGAGCATCTAAAGTCTTCATGAGAAACCTGTAGGGATtaacagagcaacaaggtgagcCACCGAGAGTCAGTCCTCTCAGAAATATAGTTATCGTAATCAAGCTTTAaaccttctttctttcttcaatcGTCGTGTGATTCTTTGTACTTGGTGAAGGCGGCCCAGCAACTTTTGATTCAcctgaaaagaacagaaaattaTGATAATATAgtaattaatatataatatgatatgatcaaaaaaaaattatagaggaaaacaaactttattaaatataattgcatggtgatgaaaaataaaaatgggtACTTGATTGAAAACATAGAAGTCCATTTCTCGAAATGATGAGAAGTCTGGCACCAAAACTCATTACAAACCATTTTCAAATTtggcaacacacacagtcaggaagTTTGTGCAAAATAACCCCATGCCACACACATACCTGTTCAATTTCTTTACATCTCCTGCTCAGAGCCAGATATTTCCTCTTATCAAGAGCTCTTGTCTCTTCATCCTCTTGTACTGTGCTCTCAAGCAGTTCGCTGCCTCCCGGGCCGAGCTCCACCTGATGAGAAAAAACCCCCCACTcaagttgtttgtgtgttgtggtcATAACTCTGTATCAGCGTTGTTGTCTGTTTTGTGATGGAAGAAGTTCAGTTCAGTTGTTAAATCTATCATGGTACAGTTGTGTTGCTTTATGTCACAGCAGTAATATTAGTGCTCTGAAAATGTATGACAGCTCTGGATAAGACATGATAATGTTGTTGTTAAGTAGCTAATAAGATCGGATGCAGCGTCAAGTGCGCACATCCATGTCGAAATTAACCATCAGCCCCAGCGGATCTGTGCTTCAATGACTAAGCTACATACATGTGAGCACACTTCCAAACAAGACCCTCTGAATTCAATTATTCGGACACATGTCTTCTTGAACTCTGATAGAAACAACTGACACAAGTGCAACATGAGACCAAAGATGATGGATCGAGGGTGTGAATGGAGCCACTTTGTTTAAAGACAGGGATTATTAAAtcaattcaaatacaatatttgatTATTCCAAGCAAAACTGTGTTGTTAACACTGGTTATAATAGTGACTTAATACAGGGGGTAAAAAGATCATTGTGACTTAGCACAGGTAGCACTGGTTGGTCGGACCACTTActcacacatcatcacatcactaTGGCCATTACAA
This region of Paralichthys olivaceus isolate ysfri-2021 chromosome 13, ASM2471397v2, whole genome shotgun sequence genomic DNA includes:
- the tfpt gene encoding TCF3 fusion partner; its protein translation is MMEDFSGLALPPLFGGHILEAELEPGGVELGPGEVELGPGGSELLESTVQEDEETRALDKRKYLALSRRCKEIEQVNQKLLGRLHQVQRITRRLKKERRFLMKTLDAHGDDYRNAQLTILLEDESGAHLDPAAGVEDDRLNGLSGSTASAALHQAAGPKKRRHRIPRQEKDKDPQTEPDMSVLADSQFGDMPSPTSLSH